A window of the Hordeum vulgare subsp. vulgare chromosome 5H, MorexV3_pseudomolecules_assembly, whole genome shotgun sequence genome harbors these coding sequences:
- the LOC123399568 gene encoding uncharacterized protein LOC123399568 — translation MLHHRPAKSYPRVQPGFIEKNKLGRAGRIAFAQSYNAKELDREVATTTNMLSTIEKLGLSDGICLIAVTCTLASCLVNFQVSQLSDDGFTNKEYSELVTGTMEVAICGPYIVVKSHEFMPKSTPAMVAPLKPWITCHPNVRIFRDTAILVLIAYVILVDISLSFVWLAIFPAIALVFILAMYLKFNRRTGGTSRKVNHGSSHVAETKIKTMEVGMIVMITLGALLGMDQLPDHAAAQFAISQFLLFLSCTVAALTRMMMKLPTGASPGIALASEMLHKTLLLLLLATAHTAAAEWLGEDVVLLCLPEVIPVLLWFSLHLDRKPGSSSIISFNKVKPHKNWLIFLGAMVVAPPFAYLAKFMDEVGLFGWCTTFQVSCGVSGILTYYLAFMLSHWSKQQVAAAGNDGGASGMLKLWAYALLLAAASSLLLKCLVSARLGLQLPLHATVIYVSNFLGFHHSN, via the exons ATGTTGCACCACCGGCCAGCCAAGTCATACCCTCGAGTGCAACCAGGGTTCATCG AAAAAAACAAGCTAGGTAGAGCGGGTCGCATAGCGTTTGCTCAATCCTACAACGCAAAAGAACTGGACCGGGAGGTCGCAACGACCACCAATATGTTATCAACCATAG AAAAGCTTGGGTTATCGGATGGAATATGCCTCATTGCAGTGACGTGCACACTGGCCAGCTGTCTCGTCAATTTCCAAGTGTCTCAATTAAGCGATGATGGTTTTACCAACAAAGAATATAGTGAGTTGGTGACTGGCACAATGGAGGTTGCCATCTGTGGCCCATACATAGTTGTGAAATCCCACGAGTTCATGCCCAAGTCGACGCCTGCTATGGTAGCGCCATTGAAGCCATGGATCACATGCCATCCTAATGTCCGGATTTTCAGAGACACGGCCATTCTTGTCCTCATAGCTTACGTGATATTAGTGGACATCAGCTTGAGCTTCGTCTGGCTCGCCATCTTTCCTGCCATAGCCCTTGTTTTCATACTAGCAATGTACCTCAAGTTCAATAGACGTACTGGGGGCACCAGTCGTAAAGTTAATCATGGATCTTCTCACGTCGCTGAGACCAAAATTAAAACTATGGAGGTTggtatgatagtgatgatcacgcTTGGGGCGCTATTGGGTATGGACCAGCTTCCCGACCATGCAGCTGCCCAGTTCGCCATTTCACAGTTCCTCCTGTTCCTAAGCTGCACTGTGGCGGCACTGACGCGCATGATGATGAAGTTGCCCACCGGCGCCTCACCGGGCATAGCACTGGCGTCCGAGATGCTCCACAAgaccctgcttctcctcctgctgGCGACGGCACACACGGCGGCCGCAGAGTGGCTGGGAGAGGATGTTGTTCTGCTATGCTTGCCGGAGGTAATCCCTGTGCTTCTCTGGTTCAGCCTCCACCTCGACCGTAAACCAGGAAGTAGCTCCATCATCAGCTTCAACAAGGTTAAGCCTCACAAAAATTGGCTCATCTTCCTCGGTGCAATGGTGGTGGCTCCTCCTTTTGCTTACCTGGCGAAATTCATGGATGAAGTTGGGCTATTCGGCTGGTGTACGACATTCCAGGTGTCATGTGGCGTCTCAGGGATTCTGACCTACTACCTTGCGTTCATGCTAAGTCACTGGTCGAAGCAACAAGTAGCAGCTGCTGGGAACGATGGTGGGGCTTCCGGTATGCTTAAATTATGGGCATACGCTTTACTCCTAGCGGCGGCTTCGTCCCTGCTGCTCAAGTGTCTGGTTTCTGCCCGGCTTGGTTTGCAACTACCACTGCATGCAACCGTTATATACGTTAGTAATTTTTTGGGTTTTCACCActcaaattaa